The proteins below come from a single Drosophila kikkawai strain 14028-0561.14 chromosome 3R, DkikHiC1v2, whole genome shotgun sequence genomic window:
- the Gr93a gene encoding gustatory receptor for bitter taste 93a: MAKHRVESWSRFLLLWLYRSARCLSLLSSKLDLDRLQLREPKRGGSNRILNILWRCLVVIIYAGVWPTMSEQIIGSTPESYADLFATLQALSVSVLAVVSFIIQAKGENQFREVLNRYLALYQRICAATRLQQLFSLKFVVFFLLKLFFTLCGCFHELIPLLSVENFSEIIRTVAVCFGMYMWLGTIFVLDACFLGFLVSGILYEHMADNIMAMLKKMEPIESQEERMSHYRRMRLLCDYADELDVFAVIYSELYEVTQAFRKMLQWQILFYVYYNFINICLLLYQCILRHLNENEMALVSLVMAWVKLANLVLLIMCADYTVRESQKPKRLPLDILCTDMDQRWDKSVETFLAQQQTQRLEIKVLGFFHLNNEFILMILSAIISYLFILLQFGITGGFEASEEIKSQFQDKI; encoded by the exons ATGGCCAAACACAGAGTGGAGAGTTGGTCGCGATTCCTGCTCCTTTGGCTCTATCGCTCCGCGCGTTGCCTGTCCCTGCTCTCCTCCAAGTTGGACCTGGACAGGCTCCAGTTGCGGGAACCCAAACGTGGCGGTAGCAATCGTATCCTCAACATCCTGTGGCGCTGTCTGGTGGTTATCATTTACGCAGGAGTATGGCCAACGATGTCCGAACAGATTATTGGCAGCACACCCGAGAGTTatgccgatctctttgccacGCTTCAGGCTCTGTCAGTTTCGGTTTTGGCAGTTGTATCCTTTATAATCCAGGCGAAGGGCGAAAACCAATTCCGTGAGGTGTTAAATAGATATTTAGCGCTGTACCAAAGGATTTGTGCGGCCACTCGATTGCAGCAGTTGTTTTCTTTAAAGTTTGTGGTTTTCTTTCTGCTAAAACTATTCTTCACGCTATGCGGTTGCTTCCATGAACTGATACCCCTTCTGAGTGTCGAGAATTTTTCGGAAATTATTCGAACGGTGGCCGTCTGCTTTGGCATGTACATGTGGCTGGGCACGATATTCGTCCTGGATGCCTGCTTCCTGGGATTTCTCGTCTCCGGAATCCTTTATGAGCACATGGCGGATAATATAATGGCTATGTTGAAGAAAATGGAGCCCATTGAGTCCCAGGAGGAGCGTATGAGTCACTATCGCAGGATGCGACTCCTGTGCGACTATGCCGATGAGTTGGACGTGTTTGCCGTAATATATAGTGAACTCTATGAAGTTACTCAGGCTTTTAGAAAAATGTTGCAGTGGCAAATCCTGTTTTATGTTTACTAtaactttattaatatttgccTGCTGCTTTATCAGTGCATTTTGCGGCATCTCAACGAAAATGAAATGGCTCTGGTGTCCTTGGTCATGGCTTGGGTTAAGTTGGCCAACTTGGTCCTGCTGATAATGTGTGCCGACTATACGGTTAGGGAGTCCCAGAAGCCCAAGAGGTTGCCTTTAGATATACTTTGCACCGATATGGATCAGCGCTGGGATAAGAGT GTGGAAACCTTTCTGGCTCAGCAACAAACACAGCGTTTGGAGATCAAGGTCTTGGGTTTCTTTCACCTAAACAACGAATTCATCCTGATGATCCTCTCTGCCATTATATCATATCTCTTTATACTGCTGCAGTTTGGCATTACAGGTGGCTTCGAGGCTTCTGAAGAAATTAAAAGTCAGTTTCAGGATAAGATTTAA